A genomic window from Sulfurimonas hongkongensis includes:
- a CDS encoding hydrogenase maturation protease, whose translation MRVIIGYGNELRGEDAFGVDTIKKLQKLCLKNTKLISMHQLTPEIVLELLEADEIIFIDACYNEKNHYALACSLTEQNTSNLSHHISPKTIIHMLKSLYANEPKFFIYSMMSKNFDEIEDIKRYNECVDSVAEKLAPKVDKAIFG comes from the coding sequence ATGAGAGTAATCATCGGTTATGGAAATGAGTTAAGAGGCGAAGATGCTTTTGGAGTCGATACTATAAAAAAACTCCAAAAGTTATGTTTAAAAAACACAAAGTTGATCTCCATGCATCAACTCACCCCAGAGATTGTTTTAGAGCTTTTAGAAGCTGATGAGATAATCTTTATAGATGCTTGTTATAATGAAAAAAATCATTACGCCCTAGCCTGCTCTTTGACTGAGCAAAACACTTCCAATCTTAGCCACCATATCTCGCCAAAAACTATAATCCACATGTTAAAGAGTTTATATGCAAATGAACCAAAGTTTTTTATATACTCAATGATGAGTAAAAATTTTGATGAAATTGAAGATATAAAAAGATATAATGAGTGTGTAGATTCGGTTGCAGAGAAACTAGCCCCAAAAGTAGATAAAGCAATATTTGGATAG
- the rho gene encoding transcription termination factor Rho, which translates to MSENNSQTPRKNNTRTSPKSRTHKPVKGTSVEELRTKSIEELVSIATELNVEHPNELKRQDVIFEILKAQTAQGGFILFSGILEIMQDGYGFIRSIDKSFNESINDAYVSNTQIRRFALRNGDVVTGQVRPPKDQERYYALIKIEAVNGLPPEESKKRPLFENLTPLYALDQIKLEYREKGLTGRMMDLFAPIGKGQRGLIVAPPRSGKTELLKEIAHGIAANHPDIDLMVLLVDERPEEVTDMERSVKGDVYSSTFDMPAKNHVKVAEMVIEKAKRRVELGKDVVILLDSITRLARAYNTVTPSSGKVLSGGVDANALHKPKRFFGAARNIENGGSLTIIATALVDTGSRMDEVIFEEFKGTGNSEVVLDRKIAERRIFPAIDILKSGTRKDELLIGPDTLQKVFILRQMLHKQDNEVEALKFIYTTMGKKETNAEFLESMNTDK; encoded by the coding sequence ATGAGTGAAAACAATTCACAAACACCCCGCAAGAACAACACAAGAACTAGCCCAAAATCAAGAACTCACAAACCAGTCAAAGGTACAAGCGTAGAAGAGTTACGCACAAAAAGCATAGAAGAGCTTGTATCAATAGCCACTGAACTAAACGTAGAACATCCAAATGAGTTAAAAAGACAAGATGTTATATTTGAAATCTTAAAGGCTCAGACTGCACAGGGTGGTTTTATCCTATTTAGTGGGATTTTAGAGATTATGCAAGATGGATACGGATTTATCCGCTCTATAGATAAAAGTTTTAATGAGAGTATAAATGATGCTTATGTATCAAATACTCAAATCCGCCGTTTCGCCTTAAGAAATGGGGATGTGGTAACTGGTCAAGTAAGACCTCCAAAAGACCAAGAACGCTACTATGCACTTATAAAGATAGAAGCAGTAAATGGCTTGCCTCCAGAAGAGAGCAAAAAAAGACCTCTTTTTGAAAACCTTACTCCTCTTTATGCACTAGACCAAATCAAATTAGAATACAGAGAAAAAGGCTTAACAGGTCGTATGATGGATCTTTTTGCTCCTATTGGCAAGGGTCAAAGGGGCTTGATTGTTGCACCCCCAAGAAGTGGTAAAACTGAGCTTTTAAAAGAGATAGCTCACGGTATAGCTGCAAACCATCCAGACATTGACTTGATGGTTTTACTCGTTGATGAGAGACCTGAAGAGGTTACAGATATGGAGAGAAGTGTAAAGGGAGATGTTTATAGCTCTACTTTTGATATGCCGGCAAAAAACCATGTTAAAGTTGCTGAGATGGTTATAGAAAAAGCAAAAAGAAGAGTTGAATTAGGTAAAGATGTTGTCATCTTACTCGACTCCATCACCCGTCTTGCTCGTGCTTATAACACTGTAACACCTTCAAGCGGTAAAGTTCTCTCTGGTGGTGTTGATGCAAATGCTCTACATAAACCAAAGAGATTTTTTGGAGCTGCTAGAAACATTGAAAATGGTGGAAGCTTAACTATCATCGCTACTGCACTTGTAGATACTGGAAGTAGAATGGATGAAGTTATCTTTGAGGAGTTCAAAGGTACTGGAAACTCTGAGGTAGTCCTAGATAGAAAGATAGCTGAGAGAAGAATCTTCCCAGCTATTGATATACTAAAATCTGGGACTAGAAAAGATGAACTTCTTATCGGCCCTGATACTCTTCAAAAAGTATTTATCCTACGTCAAATGCTACACAAACAGGACAATGAGGTTGAAGCTCTAAAGTTTATCTACACAACGATGGGCAAAAAAGAGACTAACGCCGAGTTCTTAGAGAGCATGAATACTGATAAATAG
- a CDS encoding Ni/Fe hydrogenase subunit alpha yields MQNRTIVIDPVTRIEGHAKITIDIDKSDKVKDAKIHVTQYRGFEKFCEGRMYTEMPALTARTCGICPVSHVISATKAIDEILGVTPPKAGTNIRKIVNLAQLLQSHTLNFYHLSSPDFIYGFDAPKEDRNIFKMMQTHPEMARDGINLRAFGQKIIEDLAGKRIHPTGIIPGGAAHKIDESTKEAILEQIPAMLKIAQSALEFFRDNLHKFQEEIDYLGAFPSLFMALTNKEGTLEHYDGKLCFMDSEGNILKDRIEPRDYKEFIGETVEEDSYLKSPYYKPLGYPQGMYRVGALARLNIAKTCGTPLADKELKKFKALGAGKPVLNTFYYHYARLIEMVYALEKIEELLKSDETMSANVRSTSTVSYDKGVGCSEAPRGTLFHEYHVTKDGIITAVNLIIATGNNNLAMNAGVKQVAQKFVDTKNITDGALNRVEAVIRCFDPCLSCSTHALGIVSSKIEIRDHNKKIIRVIERS; encoded by the coding sequence ATGCAAAACAGAACAATAGTCATAGACCCAGTAACACGAATTGAGGGACATGCAAAGATAACTATAGATATAGATAAGAGCGATAAAGTTAAAGATGCAAAGATACATGTAACGCAGTATCGTGGTTTTGAGAAATTTTGCGAGGGCAGAATGTACACAGAGATGCCAGCTCTAACAGCAAGAACATGCGGAATCTGTCCAGTAAGCCATGTAATCTCAGCTACAAAAGCCATAGATGAAATACTAGGTGTCACTCCTCCAAAAGCAGGCACAAATATAAGAAAAATTGTAAACCTTGCACAGTTGCTTCAATCTCACACGCTAAACTTTTACCATCTCTCAAGTCCTGATTTTATCTACGGCTTTGATGCTCCAAAAGAGGATAGAAATATCTTTAAGATGATGCAGACACATCCCGAGATGGCAAGAGATGGTATAAACCTAAGAGCATTTGGACAAAAAATCATAGAAGATTTAGCAGGCAAAAGGATTCATCCTACAGGAATAATCCCCGGTGGCGCAGCACACAAGATAGATGAGTCCACAAAAGAGGCAATTTTAGAGCAGATTCCCGCAATGCTAAAAATAGCACAGAGTGCTTTAGAATTTTTTAGAGATAATCTGCATAAATTTCAAGAAGAGATAGACTACTTAGGTGCATTTCCATCACTTTTTATGGCGCTAACAAACAAAGAGGGCACACTTGAACACTATGATGGAAAGCTATGCTTTATGGATAGCGAAGGAAATATCTTAAAAGATAGGATTGAACCAAGGGATTATAAAGAGTTTATAGGTGAAACAGTTGAAGAAGATAGCTACCTAAAATCACCCTACTACAAACCTTTAGGATATCCGCAAGGAATGTATAGAGTAGGAGCATTAGCAAGGCTAAACATCGCAAAAACATGTGGAACTCCTTTGGCTGATAAGGAGCTTAAAAAGTTTAAAGCTCTAGGTGCTGGTAAACCTGTACTAAACACATTTTACTACCACTATGCAAGACTTATAGAGATGGTTTATGCTCTTGAGAAGATAGAAGAGCTTTTAAAGAGTGATGAGACGATGAGTGCTAATGTAAGATCAACTTCAACGGTCAGTTATGACAAAGGTGTAGGGTGCTCAGAAGCTCCAAGAGGAACTCTTTTTCATGAGTATCATGTAACAAAAGATGGCATTATCACGGCAGTAAATCTTATTATTGCCACTGGGAACAACAACTTAGCTATGAATGCAGGAGTAAAACAAGTAGCTCAAAAATTTGTAGATACAAAAAATATAACTGATGGCGCACTAAACAGAGTTGAGGCGGTGATTAGATGTTTTGACCCTTGTCTTAGTTGCTCCACTCATGCTTTAGGAATTGTCTCTTCAAAAATAGAAATAAGAGATCATAACAAAAAAATAATCAGGGTGATTGAGAGAAGCTGA
- a CDS encoding MarR family winged helix-turn-helix transcriptional regulator, with the protein MNSNELILHLSSKDKKISKGSDIGYVTLPLILISEKILARITILLEKKYSISTSELDVLSSLHSCVDEKHTLSPTKLYERLFFSSGGMTKVLKKLEAKGFIKRLDNKEDKRSKLVRLTKSGKEIVEKSLSDVIELEEEMFGHVDAKDRESLSRLLFKTFDGIKE; encoded by the coding sequence ATGAATTCAAATGAGTTAATCTTACACTTAAGCAGTAAAGACAAAAAAATCTCTAAAGGTAGCGACATAGGCTATGTAACACTACCTCTCATCCTTATATCGGAGAAGATTTTAGCTCGCATCACTATCCTTTTAGAAAAAAAATACTCCATCTCAACTAGTGAACTTGATGTCCTCTCCTCGCTTCACTCATGTGTAGATGAGAAGCACACACTAAGCCCTACAAAGCTCTATGAGAGACTTTTTTTCTCCTCTGGTGGGATGACAAAAGTTTTAAAAAAATTAGAGGCAAAAGGCTTTATAAAAAGACTAGATAACAAAGAAGACAAGAGAAGTAAACTTGTTCGTCTAACAAAGAGTGGAAAAGAGATAGTTGAGAAGTCTCTTAGCGATGTTATAGAGCTTGAAGAAGAGATGTTTGGGCATGTAGATGCCAAAGATAGAGAGTCGCTCTCTAGGCTTTTATTTAAAACTTTTGATGGTATTAAAGAGTAA